A region of the Bryobacteraceae bacterium genome:
AGCAAGGCGTCTTCCCGGGAGTCCGCCGTAGCTACGCCGCTGGGGAAGGTGAGGATGGCGACGTTGGGCCTGCCCTTGCCACCGAAATCTTTCCAGGCCTTCAGCAGGCTACTGACAAGCGGTTTGACGCCCGGGGGACGCGAGATGCGGTGGCGTTTGCGGAATTCCTTCATCGGCGCCGTTTCCAGGAACGCCTCTGCGAGCAGTTCGCTGAAGACGGCTCCCCGCGGCAGGTCGGCGCGGGGCGCGGCGAGGTGGAGGTGACCGTTGACGACGGACGCCTCCAGCAGCGACGCGACCGCCGGAATCGAATAGCCGGGGTCGAGCGAAACGAGCATCCGCTCGCCCGGCAGCAGCCCGAGACGGGCCATCAGCGCGGGCTCGCGCAGGGCCAGGTCCCGCACGCGGCAGATAGCGCTGGAAAGCGCCTCGGCGGCTGCGGCGAGGGTGTCATACTGGCGCCGGGTGATGAAGTGCGGCCGCAGGATGGGCGAAAGGGGGCGGCCGTTGGCCGTCAGGCCGCGGCGTTCGAGCTGCGCGTGCAGCTCGCTGATCCACGGAGAGCCGACTTTGGCGAAATCTTCCAGAATGCGGTGGTAGCGGGCAATGGCCTCGCTGAGCAGCGTCATGGCGGATGGTTTCAATTCCAGTATCTCACAGTGCGGGAAAGAAAGAAAGGCTACTACAGGATTAGTTCCGCGAAATGGGACGGACAAGGGCTTGATGTTTGATTCAGTTACAAATTCCAGTAGAGCGGTCTCCCTTCATTAGGCGAACTTCTGGAAGGTGCTGGCCAAGTTGAGAAATGTCACTTTCGTCACCCGACGTTGGGGTGCCCGCCCCGGTTCCGGGGCCCGAACCTGGGGCGTCCCTGCCCGGGAAGGCGAAGAGGGCAGAGGATTTTCGTTGCCACAACCAAATCCCCCGTGCGATGAGGTAAAATGAGGACCAAAGCGGTTCCCCGCGCGGCGGTGGAAGCCATTCGGAACCACAGCCGCCCGAACAGGAACCCTCCGGCTGGGGGGTACTCTCCTCCGACCCCCAGCCGGCCGCCTTGTCCACCCCGTGGCACATCCCAGCAGCCACGACGAATGACGAACAGGGGGAGCCTTCCGGCATAGGGTGTCTTCCCGAGTTGCGGATTCTTTGGATCTCCTCCGCATCAGAGGAGTGACCGACAAAGACCCCATGAACCTGCCGGACGTCAGCTGGGGTGAAAATCGCCACGGTCCGTGGCGACAGCGCTGTGGCCGCTTGTTCCCGGAGCGCTTCGCTCTGCTTCACTAGCGGCTCAGAAGCGCGAGCGAAGCGGTTGCTTCGATTGCGGGGCGGTGGAATTGCCTCAGGCCGACGGACGGGCGGTGGAGGAGTACTTTCCGGCGAAGTTTTCCCACCACGGCTCAAACCAGCGGCGCAGCGCTTCGGCCTGCTGCTGACGGCGTGGTGAGAGAGGAACGGCCGGCAGGCAGCGGCAGAGGCCGCGGACGCCCGCCAGCACCTCGAGGCCGATGGGGGCAGGCAGGGAGTCGATCCAGGCGACCGCTTCGGCCAGCAGCCGCCCGAGCTCATCCAGGGCCTCGCTGTCGCCGCGCTGCCCCGCGTCCCAGATGGCGGTGATGAGTTCCGGCACGACGCAGGCGACGCCGGAGATGACGCCATCACAGAGCCCTCGGCGGATGGCGTCCACGAGAACGTTGTCATTGCCGACGAAGCGGTGCGAATTCAGCGAAGGATCCGCCGTCAACTGTTCCAGCAGATCCAGCCGCCCACTGCTGTCCTTAACGCCCACAATTTGGGGGCAGGCACGGATGAGCTTTTCCGCCGTGTCGGGATGGACGTCCGAAACAAAGGCCGGCAGGCGATAGATGAGAATGGGCCGCCCGACCGCAGCGGCCGCGGCCTGGTAGAATGCCTCGATGTCTTCGACGGCGTAATAGAAGAAATGCGGGGGCGGAATCAGGTGCGCTTCGGCGCCGGCTGCTTCCGCCTCCGCGGCAAGCCGAACGGTGAGATCCGTACTGGCTGAGCCTGCCCCGGCAATGACAGGACAGCGCGCAGGGGCGGCGCGCCGGGCCACGGCGACGGCAGTGCGTCTCTCCTCCACCGACGCCCGGGCATATTCGCCCGTAGCGCCGTTAACGCACACGCCGTCGATGCCGTGCCGCGACAGGAAGTCCACCAGATGCCCGAAATCGTCCCATCGGGGGCGTCCCTCCTCATCGCGCGGCAAAAGCACAGCAGCGATCACGCCACCGAGGGCAGGATTCCGGGACATAATGGTGTACTCCGCCTCCGGAACGCCGGCGAACAGGTTGGCGAACCGGAAGCATCATACTTAGATGGTAGATGACAATGCTGAGCCAGTCAAATAAAAAAGCGAAACGGCGTTCTGCGAAAGCGGCGCAGCGGGCCATCGGCACGCCAGCGTCGCGGTCGCTGGCCAAGGGACTGATGATTGTCGAGGCGCTGGCCTCGCGCGAAGAGTCGATGCCGCTGAAGGACATCGCGGCGCTGATCGGGCTGGGCAAGGCGAGCACGCTGCGTCTGCTGCGCACGCTGGAAGGGCTCGGCTACATTCGGCGCGACGAGCATGACAGTTATTACTGCGAGCGCGTCTGGCCGACCATGAAGCAGCAGATGAGGCTCACCGCGCTGCGGCAGTGCGCGCAGCCGGTGCTGGCGCAGCTCAATGCGGAACTTGGCGAGACGGTGGCGCTGGCATTTCTGTTCGACGATGTAATCCGCGTGGTGGACGTGATCGAGAGCACGCACCACATCCGGATGTCGAATTACAAGGGGGGCATTCTCCAGCCGTATGCCTCTTCGCTCGGCAAGTCGATCACCGCGTTTCAGACGCCCGAGGTGGCCCAGCGGCTGTTGTACACCTACGGGATTTTCGCGCTGACGCCGAACACGCTCACCGATTTCCGCGCCATCCAGGACGATCTGGCGGCGGTGCGGGAGCGCGGCTATGCGTGGGACCGGGAAGAGACGGTGCTTGGTGGCATCTGCTGCGGCGCGCCGATCGTGATGCCCGGCGGCGAGGTGTTCGCCGCCGTCAGCATGTCCATGCCGAAGGCGCGGTTCAGCAAGCAGATCGAGGAGGTGCTGCCGCAGATGATGAAGGACCACGCCGCCGAAATCGCCGCGGCGCTCAGCAAGGTGCTGCCATGAACACGGCCGCAGCATCGGTGGAAGTCCTCACCGGGGCGCGCGCGGACCGGGCCCGGGTGGCGCTGTTCGACTTCGACGGAACGCTCTCGCTGATCCGTTCGGGCTGGTTCGACGTGATGGTGCCGATGATGGTAGAGACGCTGCGGGAGCTGAACACGGGCGAAACGGAGGAAGAGCTCGAGGCGCTGGTGCGCGAATACGTCTACCGGCTCACCGGGAAGCAGACGATTTACCAGATGATCGAGCTGGCCCGGCAGGTGGAGCTGCGCGGCGGCAGGCCCGAGGATCCGCTGGTGTACAAATACCGGTATCTGGACCGGCTGCACGCGCGCATCCGGCACCGGCTGGAGGAGCTCGAAACCGGCGCCGCCCCGCCGGAAAAATACCTGGTGCCGGGCTCTCGCGAGCTGCTCGAGCTGCTGCGCGGCCGGGGCATGACGCTGTATCTGGCCTCCGGCACCGACCAGCAGTTCATGCGGCGCGAGGCGGACCTGCTGGGCCTGACGCCGTATTTCAACGGCGGCGTCTTCGGGGCCCTGGACGATTACCGGAGTTTTTCGAAGAAAATCCTGATCGAAAGGATCATTGGCCGGGCCGAGTGTTCCGGAGATGAAATCCTGGCTTTTGGCGACGGATACGTGGAAATCGAAAACGTGAAGGCGGTGGGCGGCGTGGCGGTGGGCGTGGCGACGGACGAACCCGAATGCCGGCGGGTGGACGAGTGGAAGCGGCAGCGGCTGATCGCAGCCGGGGCGGATTACATTATCCCGAATTATCTCTGTCTTGACGAATTAAAGCGCTGCCTTTTCGGCGAATAGCTACTGAAATCATTCCGAATTTTCCCGGCGCAGAAAGCGCTTTTCGATGATTTCGCGCCGGACGAACGCAGGCGAGCGGAAGGCAAGGCGGGCGGCGATCCGCTCGATCCATGAGGGGCCGCGCCAGCCGCCGCCGCGTGGGCCGAGTTCGCGCTCGAGGGCGCGGGCGTAGGCGGGCCCGTCGAGTTTTTCCGGCCGCAGGCCGGCCTCGAGCACCGTCTCGGCGGCGAGTCGGCCGGAGATGATGGCAGGGAGGATGCCCTCGCCGCTTGCGTCGTGGGCCAGGCCGGCCGAGTCGCCCGCCAGCAGCACTCCTTCCGCATAGAGCGGGCGGCCGGCAGCAGCGCGAAGGAGATAGGCGTGGCCGCACATTTTCGGCTCGCGGCCGTCGGGGAGTACCCCTGTGCTGCGCAGAACACGCAGATACTGCTGCAACGCCGGCTTCAGACGCTCCTGGCGGAGCGTGCCGAAGCCAACGTTCAGCCACCGACCCTTGCGGACGCACCAGCCGTAACCGGCGAGGTCGGGCGCGAAGGCCAGATCCACCGCGCCGGGGGGCAGGGGGCAGCGCGCGGCCTCTGCCTCCGACATTTCAAATTCGGCCTCCTGGGCGACCACGGCCGCCTCCTGGGCGGGCCTGGCGCCGAGCATTCTGGCGACCGGGCAGAAGTGACCGCCGGCGCCGATCAGCACGGGCGCCTCCCACTCGCCGTTGACGATCCAGCGGCTGCCGAAACGCTCAATGGACTCCACCGGCGTGCCCGAGCGCACCCGCGCGCCGGCGCGGTTCAGCAGGAACGTGTCGAACTCGCACCGGCGGATGGCATGGCTGACAGGGCGCGGATATTCGACCTCCACGGGCGAGCCGCTGAGCAGCGAGACGCGGAAGAGCTCGATGGACTCGATGACGCCGTGGCGGGAGTATTCATCGGGGTTCAGGCCGAGCCTGGCGATCACTTCCGGCGTGATCCAGCCGGCGCAGGGCTTGTCGCGCGGAAACAGCGCCCGGTCCAGCACGACCACGTCCATGCCGGCCCGCACAAGCGTGGCAGCGCAGGTGGAGCCCGCCGGTCCGCCGCCCACGATGATGACGTCGCAGGCCGGCATGGGTCAGGCCGCGGCGCGGCTCTCCTCCTGCCACGCCCTCTCGCGGGTCCACAGCCTCTTCGTGCAGCGCGCGCCGGCGAACAACACCTGGTAGAGTTCGAGCGAGCCGGTGCGGAAGGCCGCCTCGGACCCGGCCAGGTAGAGCCGCCAGGCGCGGGCGAACTCCTCGCCGAACATCGAGCACACCTGCGGGTAGGCGGCCTCATAACGCTCGCGCCAGCACTGGAGCGTGCGCGCGTAATGCGGCCGCAGGTTCTCGATGTCCATCACGCGGTAATTGCCCGTTTCCAGCAGCGGCAACGCCTCGCTCAGCGCGGGGGCGTAGGCGCCCGGGAAAATGCGGCGGCGGATCCACGGGCTCAGCGGCGCGGGCCGCGTCCGGCCGATGAAGTGAAGCAGGCCACGGCCGCTGTCGCCGATGGAGCGGCGGATCACGTCGCGCAGGTCGTTGTAATGGTCCTTGCCGACGTGCTCGAGCATGCCGATGGAGACGAAGGCATCGTAGACGCCGGTGATGTTGCGGTAGTCGTCAAGCACGAATTCCACCTGTCCTTCCAGGCCGAGCTCGCTGGCGCGGCGGCGCGCCCAGGCGATCTGCTCTTCGCTGATGTTGAAGGCGCGGACGCGGCAGCCGTGGACGCGAGCGATGTAGAGCGCAAACGAGCCCCACCCGCAGCCGGCCTCGACGACGCGCTCGCCCGCCTCGAGTGCAAGCTTGCGGGCGACGCGTTCCATCTTCGCCACCTGCGCCTCCTCGAGCGTCGCGCTGTCATGGGGGAAGAAGGCGCAGGTATAGACCATTTCGCGGTCCAGCCAGAGCTGATAAAAATCGTTGCCGCGGTCGTAGTGGTGATGGATGTGCCGGCGGGCGGCCCGCAGCGTGCGGCGCTGGGTCCAGTCGAGGTAACGGGACGCGGCCCGCGACAGCCAGCCGCCGGCGGGCAGCGCTTCGCGGCGGCGGTGGACTTCCGCGCAGAATTCTTCGAGCGGACCGTCGACGTCGATCTCGCCGCGGGCGTAGCCGTCGCCGAAGCCGATCTCCGGCTCGAGCAGCAGCGCCCACAGGGCGCTCCAGCGGCGGATGTGCAGGGTGAAACGGGCGTCGCCGCTCTGGGGCCGGGCCGAGACCCCGTTGGGCAGGACAAGGCTTACAGGCGGATCCCCCGCAGCCTCCAGAATCCGGCGTGCCGCGCGGCAGCCGCCCGCGGCAAGCCACTCGCGCAATGCCATGGGTTGGTCACCTCCAGCAAACCCTGCTTCCATCACTATCACCCATCAGGATGAAATTCCAGCCCTTCGCCGGCCTGATGGCGGCTATACTGGCACCAATGAATGAAACGGGGATTCGGGCTCATCCGACGAGCCTGGTGGAAACTGGCGCGATCGGCGCGGGAACGGTGGTGGGCGCATTCACGCGGATTGCAGCCGGGGCGCGCGTGGGCGCGCGCTGCGACATTCGCGACCATGTGCGCGTGGAGGCCGGGGCGATGATCGGCGACGGCGTCGTTCTCCACGACGGCTGCCGCATCGCTGGCGACGTGGTTGTGGAGGATGGCGCGGTGGTGGGGCCGCACGCGGTGACGTTTTCGGGCGCATTGCCCGGAGCTGCGGGACATGGGCCGGATCAGCCGACGCGCATCTGCCGCGGAGCGGTCGTCGGCGCCAACGCGACCCTGATGCCCGGGGTGACGGTAGGGCCGCGGGCGGTGGTGGGCGCCGGGGCGGTGGTGACGCACAACGTCCCGGCCGACGCGGTGGTGGCGGGCAATCCGGCGCGGATCACCGGATATGCGGGCCTCCGGCCGCTCCGGGCGCCGCTGGCGCCGCCGCCGGAAGAACCGGGCGCCGTGCCCACCCGCGTTCGCGGCGTGGTTTTTCATTACCTGCCGCTCATCGAGGACCTGCGCGGCAACCTGGCCGTCGGCGAGGCGCAGCGGCACGTGCCCTTTGAAATCCGGCGCTTTTTCGTCGTCTTCGGCGTGGAGGACCAGAAAATCCGCGGCGAGCACGCCCACCGGACGCTTCACCAGTTCCTGATCTGTGTCCACGGAAGTTGCCATTTTGTCGCTGACGACGGAGAAAACCGGGAGGAATATGTGCTGGACAGGCCCAATCTGGGTCTGTATGTCCCGCCGATGATCTGGGGTGTGCAATACAAATATTCTCCCGATGGCGTGCTTCTCGTGCTGGCCTCAGATTACTATAATCCCGAAGATTACATTCGCGATTATTCAGAATTTCTGGAACTCGTACGGGCCTCGCGGCGATGATATTGCTCAATGATTTCCGCCGGCTATGGGAGGACACGGCGGCGGCTTTCCACGCCGCGCTTGAGCGA
Encoded here:
- the dapA gene encoding dihydrodipicolinate synthase family protein, which produces MSRNPALGGVIAAVLLPRDEEGRPRWDDFGHLVDFLSRHGIDGVCVNGATGEYARASVEERRTAVAVARRAAPARCPVIAGAGSASTDLTVRLAAEAEAAGAEAHLIPPPHFFYYAVEDIEAFYQAAAAAVGRPILIYRLPAFVSDVHPDTAEKLIRACPQIVGVKDSSGRLDLLEQLTADPSLNSHRFVGNDNVLVDAIRRGLCDGVISGVACVVPELITAIWDAGQRGDSEALDELGRLLAEAVAWIDSLPAPIGLEVLAGVRGLCRCLPAVPLSPRRQQQAEALRRWFEPWWENFAGKYSSTARPSA
- a CDS encoding IclR family transcriptional regulator; this encodes MLSQSNKKAKRRSAKAAQRAIGTPASRSLAKGLMIVEALASREESMPLKDIAALIGLGKASTLRLLRTLEGLGYIRRDEHDSYYCERVWPTMKQQMRLTALRQCAQPVLAQLNAELGETVALAFLFDDVIRVVDVIESTHHIRMSNYKGGILQPYASSLGKSITAFQTPEVAQRLLYTYGIFALTPNTLTDFRAIQDDLAAVRERGYAWDREETVLGGICCGAPIVMPGGEVFAAVSMSMPKARFSKQIEEVLPQMMKDHAAEIAAALSKVLP
- a CDS encoding geranylgeranyl reductase is translated as MPACDVIIVGGGPAGSTCAATLVRAGMDVVVLDRALFPRDKPCAGWITPEVIARLGLNPDEYSRHGVIESIELFRVSLLSGSPVEVEYPRPVSHAIRRCEFDTFLLNRAGARVRSGTPVESIERFGSRWIVNGEWEAPVLIGAGGHFCPVARMLGARPAQEAAVVAQEAEFEMSEAEAARCPLPPGAVDLAFAPDLAGYGWCVRKGRWLNVGFGTLRQERLKPALQQYLRVLRSTGVLPDGREPKMCGHAYLLRAAAGRPLYAEGVLLAGDSAGLAHDASGEGILPAIISGRLAAETVLEAGLRPEKLDGPAYARALERELGPRGGGWRGPSWIERIAARLAFRSPAFVRREIIEKRFLRRENSE
- the cfa gene encoding SAM-dependent methyltransferase translates to MALREWLAAGGCRAARRILEAAGDPPVSLVLPNGVSARPQSGDARFTLHIRRWSALWALLLEPEIGFGDGYARGEIDVDGPLEEFCAEVHRRREALPAGGWLSRAASRYLDWTQRRTLRAARRHIHHHYDRGNDFYQLWLDREMVYTCAFFPHDSATLEEAQVAKMERVARKLALEAGERVVEAGCGWGSFALYIARVHGCRVRAFNISEEQIAWARRRASELGLEGQVEFVLDDYRNITGVYDAFVSIGMLEHVGKDHYNDLRDVIRRSIGDSGRGLLHFIGRTRPAPLSPWIRRRIFPGAYAPALSEALPLLETGNYRVMDIENLRPHYARTLQCWRERYEAAYPQVCSMFGEEFARAWRLYLAGSEAAFRTGSLELYQVLFAGARCTKRLWTRERAWQEESRAAA
- a CDS encoding isomerase, which encodes MKFQPFAGLMAAILAPMNETGIRAHPTSLVETGAIGAGTVVGAFTRIAAGARVGARCDIRDHVRVEAGAMIGDGVVLHDGCRIAGDVVVEDGAVVGPHAVTFSGALPGAAGHGPDQPTRICRGAVVGANATLMPGVTVGPRAVVGAGAVVTHNVPADAVVAGNPARITGYAGLRPLRAPLAPPPEEPGAVPTRVRGVVFHYLPLIEDLRGNLAVGEAQRHVPFEIRRFFVVFGVEDQKIRGEHAHRTLHQFLICVHGSCHFVADDGENREEYVLDRPNLGLYVPPMIWGVQYKYSPDGVLLVLASDYYNPEDYIRDYSEFLELVRASRR